Proteins encoded by one window of Polaribacter haliotis:
- a CDS encoding replication-associated recombination protein A, with protein MNEPLAERIRPKTLEDYISQQHLVGKKGVLTNLIKQGIIPSLILWGPPGIGKTTLANIIATESKRPFYTLSAISSGVKDVREVIEKAKKSGGLFTAKNPILFIDEIHRFSKSQQDSLLGAVEKGWVTLIGATTENPSFEVIPALLSRCQVYILNSFDKNDLVALLERAMRTDEFLASKKIILKETEALLQVSSGDARKLLNIFELLVSSEDEIEITNELVLSKVQKNTARYDKTGEQHYDIVSAFIKSIRGSDPNAAVYWLARMIEGGEDVKFIARRMLILASEDIGNANPTALILANNTFQAVSVIGNPESRIILSQCAVYLANSTKSNASYMAIGEAQNLVRKTGDLSVPLHLRNAPTKLMKDLDYGKEYMYSHNYPNNFVDQEFLPHEISGTKIYEPGHNQRENQFRDLLKEKWKNRYDY; from the coding sequence ATGAATGAACCTTTGGCAGAAAGAATTAGACCTAAAACTTTAGAAGATTATATTAGTCAACAACATTTAGTTGGTAAAAAAGGAGTTTTAACAAATTTAATTAAACAAGGGATTATTCCTTCTTTAATTTTGTGGGGTCCTCCAGGAATTGGAAAAACTACCCTTGCAAATATTATTGCCACAGAATCTAAAAGACCTTTTTATACTTTAAGTGCCATTAGTTCTGGAGTAAAAGATGTTAGAGAGGTAATTGAAAAAGCCAAAAAAAGTGGTGGATTATTTACAGCAAAAAACCCTATTTTATTTATAGATGAAATTCATAGATTTAGTAAATCGCAACAAGATTCTTTATTAGGAGCAGTAGAAAAAGGTTGGGTAACATTAATTGGTGCAACTACAGAAAACCCAAGTTTCGAGGTAATACCTGCCCTACTCTCTAGATGCCAAGTATATATTTTAAATTCTTTCGATAAAAACGATTTGGTGGCTCTTTTAGAAAGAGCTATGAGAACTGACGAATTTTTAGCTTCAAAAAAAATAATTTTAAAAGAAACTGAAGCATTATTGCAAGTTTCGAGTGGAGATGCCAGAAAATTATTAAACATTTTCGAATTGTTGGTTTCTTCTGAAGACGAAATAGAAATTACCAATGAATTGGTGCTTTCTAAAGTTCAAAAAAACACGGCTAGATATGATAAAACTGGCGAACAACATTATGATATTGTTTCGGCTTTTATAAAATCTATACGTGGAAGCGACCCAAATGCGGCTGTATATTGGTTAGCAAGAATGATTGAAGGTGGAGAAGATGTAAAATTTATCGCTAGAAGAATGCTAATTTTAGCTTCTGAAGATATAGGAAATGCAAATCCGACAGCATTAATTTTAGCCAATAATACATTTCAAGCAGTTTCTGTAATTGGAAATCCAGAATCTCGAATTATTTTAAGTCAATGTGCAGTATATTTGGCAAATTCGACAAAAAGTAATGCTTCTTATATGGCTATTGGAGAAGCGCAAAACTTAGTACGAAAAACTGGAGATTTATCTGTACCTCTTCATCTTAGAAATGCTCCAACTAAATTAATGAAAGATTTAGATTATGGTAAAGAATATATGTATTCACATAACTACCCTAATAATTTTGTAGATCAGGAATTTTTACCACATGAAATTTCTGGAACAAAAATTTATGAGCCAGGACATAACCAAAGAGAAAATCAATTTAGAGATCTTTTAAAAGAAAAGTGGAAAAATCGTTACGACTATTAA
- a CDS encoding DUF5723 family protein, with the protein MKNVLLFFSILLSFFANSQNKQVLYDFAELPQTLLLNPAIETNYKFHIGVPLLSGISSEFGVTNFNLSDLFLSDGRTINNKVSEVLNRLTSRDYTKINTQIEVLSGGFRFDDKTYFSFGFYEEIDGIGYFPKDAIRLLNEGNGAYINSNFSASQLLYKVDFSGVLHAGITRKIDEKLTIGGRFKIYSSALNIESTNNSGTFTTNEGNNNIYIHYLDNIDVNFRTSGLVKDNEYIEDPNEYLKNTFLGGNLGLGFDFGFSYNITPQLQLSGSLLDIGFVTHKKNIKNTLAKGNFIFEGVDFEFDSSNPRNYWEEINDRFIEELPTQENNDSYTSWRPAKLNAAIKYSFGEKRSKYCYDNTYKDFYTDAIGAQLYSVFRPLSQQFALTGFYQKSFNKNLHAKVTYTIDDYSAYNVGFGLSAQIWKINFYGIFDNIIQYKNLSSANNISFQLGFNLIFN; encoded by the coding sequence ATGAAAAATGTACTATTATTTTTTTCAATTTTGTTAAGTTTTTTCGCTAATAGTCAAAACAAACAAGTTTTATACGATTTTGCAGAGTTACCACAAACATTATTATTAAACCCTGCAATAGAAACTAACTATAAATTTCATATTGGTGTTCCTTTATTATCTGGAATATCTTCGGAATTTGGTGTTACAAATTTTAATTTGTCAGATCTTTTTTTATCAGATGGTAGAACTATAAACAATAAAGTTAGCGAGGTTTTAAATAGATTAACTTCCAGAGATTATACAAAAATTAATACACAAATAGAAGTTTTAAGTGGAGGCTTTAGATTTGACGACAAAACCTATTTTAGTTTCGGTTTTTACGAAGAAATAGACGGAATTGGTTACTTTCCTAAAGATGCCATTAGATTATTAAATGAGGGTAATGGAGCTTATATAAATTCAAATTTTAGTGCTTCTCAATTACTTTATAAAGTGGATTTTTCTGGAGTACTTCATGCTGGAATTACAAGGAAAATAGACGAAAAACTAACCATTGGTGGTCGATTTAAAATTTATTCTTCGGCATTAAATATAGAATCCACTAATAATTCTGGTACCTTTACTACAAATGAAGGAAATAATAATATTTACATCCATTATTTAGATAATATAGATGTGAATTTTAGAACATCTGGCTTGGTAAAAGATAACGAATATATAGAGGATCCAAACGAATATTTAAAAAATACATTTCTTGGAGGAAATTTAGGTTTAGGTTTTGATTTTGGATTTTCCTACAATATTACTCCTCAATTGCAATTATCTGGAAGCCTTTTAGATATTGGTTTTGTAACTCATAAAAAAAATATTAAAAATACATTAGCGAAAGGAAATTTTATTTTTGAAGGAGTAGATTTTGAATTTGATTCTAGTAATCCAAGAAATTATTGGGAAGAAATAAACGATCGTTTTATAGAAGAACTACCTACACAAGAAAATAATGATTCTTACACTTCCTGGAGACCTGCAAAACTAAATGCTGCAATAAAATATAGTTTCGGAGAAAAAAGAAGTAAATATTGTTACGATAATACCTATAAAGACTTTTATACAGATGCTATTGGCGCACAATTATATTCTGTTTTTAGACCATTGAGTCAGCAATTTGCACTCACAGGTTTTTATCAAAAATCGTTCAATAAAAATTTGCATGCAAAAGTAACTTATACCATAGACGATTATTCTGCATATAATGTTGGGTTTGGACTTTCCGCCCAAATTTGGAAGATAAATTTTTATGGTATTTTTGATAATATTATTCAATATAAAAATTTATCATCAGCAAATAATATATCCTTTCAATTGGGGTTTAATCTAATATTTAATTAA